The DNA segment CTAACACATCATCAATAGATTGAATCTGTTGCGGGCTAATTTTTTCTACCACTTGCGTATTCACTTTAGCAATATCGGTAAATTTAATTTGACGATTTAAAAAGGCCTCAACGGAAATTTCATTCGCCGCATTCATTGCCGTTGTGGCATATTGCCCCGCGGCAAAGGCATCAATGGCCAATTTTAAGCAAGGGTAACGCTGATAATCTGGCGCTAAAAAAGTCAGCCCATTGAGCTGATAAAAATCTAATGGCGCAACACCAGCAAAGGTACGCTGTGGATAAGCCATTGTTTCCGCAATTGGTGTGCGCATATCTGGATTGCCCATTTGCGCAATCACCGAGCCATCAATATAACGCACCATAGAATGAATGATAGATTGCGGATGAATGATCACTTCCATCTCATCTGCGCTGGCATTGAATAACCAACGGGCTTCAATATATTCCAAGCCTTTATTCATCATTGTGGCGGAATCCACTGAGATTTTTTTGCCCATTGACCAATTGGGGTGAGCTACCGCCTGTTCTGGCGTGATCTGATCAAATTCTGAAAGATCCGTATAACGGAAAGGCCCGCCCGATCCCGTAAGTACAATTTTGCTGATGCCTAATTCTTGCAACGGGCAAAAACCGATTTGTTCCTGCGCTTGCGGTGGTAACGATTGGAAAATCGCATTGTGTTCACTATCCACAGGCAGTAACTGAGCGTGATTTTTCTTCACTTCATCAATAAAAAGCTGTCCGCAGGTAACCAAACTTTCTTTATTAGCTAACAGCACTCGCTTGCCTGCTTGCACCGCTGAAAGGGTGGGTAGCAAGCCCGCCGCGCCAACAATAGCAGCCATCACTTGATCCGCTTCAGGGTGAGCCGCCAGCTCGCAAATGGCTTGTTGTCCGCTTAATACTTGGGTTCTTAGACCAAGTGCGGTCAATTTTTCTTTTAAATTTTTCGCTGCACTTTCGTCATCTAAGGCAGCAAAAATCGGCTGAAATTTAACGCATTGTTCCACCATTAATTGCACGTTACGTCCGCCCACTAAGGCAAACGCTTGATATTTGTCAGAGTTGTGTTCTATCACAGAAAGGGTGCTTGTGCCGATTGATCCAGTCGAACCAAGAATGACGAGTTTTTGTTGTTTTTGCATAAATTTTTGACCGCACTTTAAAAGGGTTAAGGTTGCTAAAATTGTCGTGAATATACTCAAAAGCCTGTAATTCAGCAAGAAAAAATAGGGCGAACCTTTGGCTCGCCCTTTATTTCGTAAGAATGATTAGAAATCTAATAATTCTTTCTCTTTGTCCGCTAACACTTCGTCCACTTTTTTCACATAAAGATCGGTGATTTTTTGGATTTCGTCTTGTGCTTTGCGCTCTTCATCTTCGCTGATTTCTTTTTCTTTCAACAAGGCTTTGATTTGATCGTTCGCATCACGGCGCACATTACGCACAGCCACTTTGCCTTGCTCAGCTTCCGCTTTTACGATTTTGATTAAATCACGGCGGCGTTCTTCCGTTAATGGTGGAAGTGGAACGCGAATAGTTGTGCCAGCTGATGATGGGTTTAAGCCCAGATCAGAGGTTAAAATGGCTTTTTCCACCGCACCGATTAAGCTACGATCAAACACGGTTACCGCTAAGGTACGCGCATCTTCAGCCACTACGTTGGCTAATTGACGCAATGGGGTTAATGCACCGTAGTATTCCACTTGAATACCGTCTAGTAAGCTTGGTTGCGCACGGCCTGTTCTTACTTTAGCAATATGGTGTTTGAATGTTTCAAGGCTTTTTTCCATACGCGACTGCGCATCTTGTTTAATTTCGTTAATCACAAATATTCCTTTTTTTAAGTTTAATCAATTAGTTACAAATTAGCGTGCCTTCACGCTCACCTAAAACGACTTTGCGTAATGCGCCTGGTTTACTCATATTGAACACACGAATTGGCATTCCGTGATCGCGTGCTAAAGTAAAGGCGGCTAAGTCCATTACTTGCAATTCTTTGTCAATCACATCGGCATAAGTGAGTTTTTCATACAACACTGCATCTGGATTTTTAGCAGGATCGCAATCATACACGCCGTCCACTTTGGTGGCTTTAAGCACAACATCAGCTTCAATTTCAATCCCACGCAAGCACGCTGCT comes from the Avibacterium avium genome and includes:
- the ispC gene encoding 1-deoxy-D-xylulose-5-phosphate reductoisomerase gives rise to the protein MQKQQKLVILGSTGSIGTSTLSVIEHNSDKYQAFALVGGRNVQLMVEQCVKFQPIFAALDDESAAKNLKEKLTALGLRTQVLSGQQAICELAAHPEADQVMAAIVGAAGLLPTLSAVQAGKRVLLANKESLVTCGQLFIDEVKKNHAQLLPVDSEHNAIFQSLPPQAQEQIGFCPLQELGISKIVLTGSGGPFRYTDLSEFDQITPEQAVAHPNWSMGKKISVDSATMMNKGLEYIEARWLFNASADEMEVIIHPQSIIHSMVRYIDGSVIAQMGNPDMRTPIAETMAYPQRTFAGVAPLDFYQLNGLTFLAPDYQRYPCLKLAIDAFAAGQYATTAMNAANEISVEAFLNRQIKFTDIAKVNTQVVEKISPQQIQSIDDVLDVDKNARALAWQIIQAK
- the frr gene encoding ribosome recycling factor gives rise to the protein MINEIKQDAQSRMEKSLETFKHHIAKVRTGRAQPSLLDGIQVEYYGALTPLRQLANVVAEDARTLAVTVFDRSLIGAVEKAILTSDLGLNPSSAGTTIRVPLPPLTEERRRDLIKIVKAEAEQGKVAVRNVRRDANDQIKALLKEKEISEDEERKAQDEIQKITDLYVKKVDEVLADKEKELLDF